Within the Elusimicrobiota bacterium genome, the region TTCAATTTCTAAATATCAGTAGAAGATCAACCTTTGAAAATGCCAATATTTTAATTATTCTTAATCGAAGAAACCTTATTGAAGAAAATAAAATGAATTTACTACTAGAACAATTAGATATTTTATGTCGTAAAATTACTAACTTTCAAAAATCACTCAACAATTAATTACAACTATGCTCTCTGCTCTTAGCCCTAAGCTGGTTATAGTTTTAATAATATTTTATGTATATAACTCAACACCCGCCCAAACCCTTGAAGGCACAACTGGACTATTCTTCATTCCAACTGCCGAGATGCAGAAAGACGGAACAGTTTTAATAGGAACAAATTTTGTTAGCAAGGAGTTAGTATCATTCAGCGGTTATGAAAGAGATGCTCTTACCCCTTATTTAACATTTACTTTTCTTCCGTTTGTAGAATTTAATATTAAAATTACTCGACTTATTAACACTAATGTTTCAACGCAGGGTATTGGCGATAGAACCTTCAGCGGAAGAATAAGAATAATTGAAGAAAAGGAAATTATACCGGCTATAGTAGTAGGATTACATGATGCGTTAACGGTTTTTGGTGGGACTGAGGCAATTCATAATAATGCTTTATATTTAGTTGGGACAAAGAATTTCAATATACCGTCAAACATTTTA harbors:
- a CDS encoding YjbH domain-containing protein, with translation MLSALSPKLVIVLIIFYVYNSTPAQTLEGTTGLFFIPTAEMQKDGTVLIGTNFVSKELVSFSGYERDALTPYLTFTFLPFVEFNIKITRLINTNVSTQGIGDRTFSGRIRIIEEKEIIPAIVVGLHDALTVFGGTEAIHNNALYLVGTKNFNIPSNILNNFSIHAGYGLDILQAHTYNFVGLFGGLSINFFNSLELMMEYDGERPNGGFRIKVLNHIKLLAGLMDKKYFSGGAAVSFRL